The proteins below are encoded in one region of Sminthopsis crassicaudata isolate SCR6 chromosome 1, ASM4859323v1, whole genome shotgun sequence:
- the FBXL6 gene encoding F-box/LRR-repeat protein 6 isoform X1 translates to MEEILEDSDKGMALPSQEDSSSSQQSCFKPSKRSRPSAPVGPPPKKKKRKGSWRRPSARVGYHIHEAEDMLLIVPNLEEPAPRGHRKKASHLRKVARPKVRQPKHHQPRRVESAVSADPGPVQGRQSSQDSTVSGPGWGDHIPLEILVRIFQVLVASDGAVPFLCRAARVCRLWYDAASHSVLWQKVSLAPPWPSRSKGPPSKVEKRILSSLEWLVPNRFSLLRELSLLHWKNYVPLMLKSVSAFCPHLTSLKLSHCQSVTAEALVSLPKACPQLDSLNLQNSLMESAAIVGFLEAAGKQLRQLWLTYSSQMTSIISLLSNGCCPQLQLLEVDTGIKPNSQHFQLHIEALQAGCPQLQVLRLLNLVWSPKIGGRGVALGPGFPDLEELCLATSTITYVSDEVLHRLLHKSPRLRVLDLRGCARLTPSGLASLPCPDLEQLHLGLYGSVIWVALPKEGSPSITWKWHRTLRELDLNGQCYHEEDLKQALAAFSSIEPGRSPFLRSLSLKGTQVTVATISSVISSCPALSYLNLSSCRHLPRGLKKAYRGQSEIQWCLDQLLSTTSFSG, encoded by the exons ATGGAGGAGATCCTTGAGGACTCTGACAAGGGAATGGCCTTACCTTCACAAGAGGACTCCAGTTCATCACAGCAATCATGTTTCAAGCCCAGCAAGAGGTCAAGGCCCTCAGCTCCAGTTGggccccctccaaaaaaaaagaagagaaaaggttcGTGGAGGCGACCTTCTGCACGGGTTGGCTACCACATTCATGAAGCTGAGGACATGCTGCTGATTGTACCCAATCTGGAAGAGCCAGCGCCACGGGGCCACAGAAAAAAGGCCTCCCATCTCAGGAAGGTAGCTCGACCAAAGGTCCGCCAGCCAAAGCATCACCAGCCGCGTCGAGTGGAGTCTGCAGTCAGTGCAGATCCTGGCCCAGTGCAGGGGAGACAGTCTTCTCAGGACAGCACTGTTTCAGGGCCTGGCTGGGGAGACCACATTCCTCTGGAGATCTTGGTTCGAATTTTCCAAGTATTAGTGGCATCTGATGGGGCAGTGCCTTTCCTTTGCAG GGCTGCCCGTGTATGCCGTCTGTGGTATGATGCTGCCTCCCACTCTGTGCTGTGGCAGAAGGTATCTCTGGCCCCTCCTTGGCCTTCTCGCTCCAAGGGTCCTCCTTCAAAGGTGGAGAAGAGGATACTCAGTTCTCTAGAGTGGCTGGTGCCCAACAG GTTTTCATTACTCCGGGAGCTCTCTTTACTCCACTGGAAAAACTATGTACCTCTGATGCTGAAG AGTGTCAGTGCATTTTGTccccacctcacatctctcaagCTTTCTCACTGTCAGTCCGTGACAGCAGAGGCCTTGGTTTCTCTGCCCAAGGCCTGCCCCCAGCTGGATAGCCTCAACCTACAAAACTCCCTG ATGGAATCAGCAGCAATAGTTGGCTTTCTGGAGGCAGCTGGCAAACAACTCCGGCAACTGTGGCTAACTTATAGTAGCCAAATGACCTCCATTATCTCCTTACTGTCG AATGGCTGCTGTCCCCAACTCCAGCTTCTTGAGGTGGACACAGGGATAAAGCCCAATAGTCAACACTTTCAGCTGCACATTGAAGCTCTGCAGGCTGGCTGTCCCCAGCTCCAG GTCTTACGGTTATTGAACCTGGTTTGGTCTCCTAAGATAGGTGGGCGTGGGGTAGCTCTGGGACCTGGTTTTCCAGACCTGGAGGAGCTCTGCCTGGCTACGTCCACCATCACCTATGTAAGTGACGAGGTCCTGCACCGCCTGCTGCACAAATCTCCTCGTCTGCGGGTGTTGGACCTTCGAGGCTGTGCTCGCCTCACCCCTTCAGGCCTGGCCAGCTTGCCTTGCCCTG aCCTAGAACAGCTCCACCTGGGCTTGTACGGATCAGTCATTTGGGTGGCCCTGCCCAAGGAAGGAAGCCCTTCAATCACTTGGAAGTGGCACCGCACTCTCCGGGAGCTAGACCTGAATGGCCAGTGCTACCATGAAGAGGATCTGAAGCAGGCCCTGGCAGCTTTCTCAAGCATAGAGCCTGGGCGTAGCCCCTTCCTTCGGTCGCTCAGCCTCAAAGGCACCCAAGTTACTGTGGCGACTATCAG CTCTGTGATCAGCAGCTGCCCAGCTCTCAGCTACCTCAACCTGTCTTCATGCCGTCACCTTCCTCGGGGCCTGAAGAAGGCCTACCGAGGACAGTCAGAGATCCAGTGGTGCTTGGACCAGCTCCTTAGCACCACCTCATTCTCAGGATAA
- the FBXL6 gene encoding F-box/LRR-repeat protein 6 isoform X2 — MEEILEDSDKGMALPSQEDSSSSQQSCFKPSKRSRPSAPVGPPPKKKKRKGSWRRPSARVGYHIHEAEDMLLIVPNLEEPAPRGHRKKASHLRKVARPKVRQPKHHQPRRVESAVSADPGPVQGRQSSQDSTVSGPGWGDHIPLEILVRIFQVLVASDGAVPFLCRAARVCRLWYDAASHSVLWQKVSLAPPWPSRSKGPPSKVEKRILSSLEWLVPNRFSLLRELSLLHWKNYVPLMLKSVSAFCPHLTSLKLSHCQSVTAEALVSLPKACPQLDSLNLQNSLMESAAIVGFLEAAGKQLRQLWLTYSSQMTSIISLLSNGCCPQLQLLEVDTGIKPNSQHFQLHIEALQAGCPQLQVLRLLNLVWSPKIGGRGVALGPGFPDLEELCLATSTITYVSDEVLHRLLHKSPRLRVLDLRGCARLTPSGLASLPCPDLEQLHLGLYGSVIWVALPKEGSPSITWKWHRTLRELDLNGQCYHEEDLKQALAAFSSIEPGRSPFLRSLSLKGTQVTVATIRLGPKPSGSTCSSAL; from the exons ATGGAGGAGATCCTTGAGGACTCTGACAAGGGAATGGCCTTACCTTCACAAGAGGACTCCAGTTCATCACAGCAATCATGTTTCAAGCCCAGCAAGAGGTCAAGGCCCTCAGCTCCAGTTGggccccctccaaaaaaaaagaagagaaaaggttcGTGGAGGCGACCTTCTGCACGGGTTGGCTACCACATTCATGAAGCTGAGGACATGCTGCTGATTGTACCCAATCTGGAAGAGCCAGCGCCACGGGGCCACAGAAAAAAGGCCTCCCATCTCAGGAAGGTAGCTCGACCAAAGGTCCGCCAGCCAAAGCATCACCAGCCGCGTCGAGTGGAGTCTGCAGTCAGTGCAGATCCTGGCCCAGTGCAGGGGAGACAGTCTTCTCAGGACAGCACTGTTTCAGGGCCTGGCTGGGGAGACCACATTCCTCTGGAGATCTTGGTTCGAATTTTCCAAGTATTAGTGGCATCTGATGGGGCAGTGCCTTTCCTTTGCAG GGCTGCCCGTGTATGCCGTCTGTGGTATGATGCTGCCTCCCACTCTGTGCTGTGGCAGAAGGTATCTCTGGCCCCTCCTTGGCCTTCTCGCTCCAAGGGTCCTCCTTCAAAGGTGGAGAAGAGGATACTCAGTTCTCTAGAGTGGCTGGTGCCCAACAG GTTTTCATTACTCCGGGAGCTCTCTTTACTCCACTGGAAAAACTATGTACCTCTGATGCTGAAG AGTGTCAGTGCATTTTGTccccacctcacatctctcaagCTTTCTCACTGTCAGTCCGTGACAGCAGAGGCCTTGGTTTCTCTGCCCAAGGCCTGCCCCCAGCTGGATAGCCTCAACCTACAAAACTCCCTG ATGGAATCAGCAGCAATAGTTGGCTTTCTGGAGGCAGCTGGCAAACAACTCCGGCAACTGTGGCTAACTTATAGTAGCCAAATGACCTCCATTATCTCCTTACTGTCG AATGGCTGCTGTCCCCAACTCCAGCTTCTTGAGGTGGACACAGGGATAAAGCCCAATAGTCAACACTTTCAGCTGCACATTGAAGCTCTGCAGGCTGGCTGTCCCCAGCTCCAG GTCTTACGGTTATTGAACCTGGTTTGGTCTCCTAAGATAGGTGGGCGTGGGGTAGCTCTGGGACCTGGTTTTCCAGACCTGGAGGAGCTCTGCCTGGCTACGTCCACCATCACCTATGTAAGTGACGAGGTCCTGCACCGCCTGCTGCACAAATCTCCTCGTCTGCGGGTGTTGGACCTTCGAGGCTGTGCTCGCCTCACCCCTTCAGGCCTGGCCAGCTTGCCTTGCCCTG aCCTAGAACAGCTCCACCTGGGCTTGTACGGATCAGTCATTTGGGTGGCCCTGCCCAAGGAAGGAAGCCCTTCAATCACTTGGAAGTGGCACCGCACTCTCCGGGAGCTAGACCTGAATGGCCAGTGCTACCATGAAGAGGATCTGAAGCAGGCCCTGGCAGCTTTCTCAAGCATAGAGCCTGGGCGTAGCCCCTTCCTTCGGTCGCTCAGCCTCAAAGGCACCCAAGTTACTGTGGCGACTATCAGGTTAGGACCTAAGCCTTCAGGCTCTACATGCTCTTCAG CTCTGTGA
- the SLC52A2 gene encoding solute carrier family 52, riboflavin transporter, member 2 isoform X1, translating into MAAPDGHTVLTHVLVALFAMGSWIGINGIWVQLPLLVKDLPEGWNLPSYLSVLVAFGNLGPLAATLWGRLSKGELGPIRLVQAVGVVGMALLAPLWSHLVTIAGQPHAVAFLALAFALALSCCTSNVTFLPFMSRLPPAFLRSFFLGQGLSALLPCGLALAQGVGHLECQPAPSPSPNVSLLASSPHPNVSPSPGVSPSSPLVPFYFEERFSANTFFWVITSLLAISAAAFQGLLLLLPAVSTTVPPRREEEGEGTTPEEEISPLRNPGEEIGMPEPEPEERSQNSLKLCSVKGVCLLGLLGATNAMTNGILPSVQSYSCLPYGRRAYHLAVVLGSASSPLACFLAMGFLYRSLPGLGALSLLGTFFGTYVMMLAALSPCPPLMGTSAGVILVVLSWILCLGTFSYVKVAVSSLLHGGGRGALLAAGIAIQTGSLIGALTMFPPTSIYQVFHRSLDCVDMCSP; encoded by the exons ATGGCAGCTCCCGATGGCCACACAGTACTCACCCACGTCCTGGTGGCCCTCTTTGCCATGGGCTCCTGGATCGGCATCAATGGGATTTGGGTACAGTTGCCGCTGCTGGTGAAGGACCTGCCTGAGG GTTGGAACCTTCCCTCCTATCTGTCAGTGCTGGTAGCCTTTGGAAACCTGGGACCGCTGGCTGCGACACTGTGGGGCCGACTGTCAAAGGGCGAACTGGGCCCAATCCGCCTAGTGCAGGCTGTGGGCGTGGTGGGCATGGCACTGCTGGCTCCTCTGTGGTCCCACTTGGTCACCATAGCAGGGCAGCCACATGCTGTGGCCTTCCTAGCTTTAGCCTTTGCACTGGCCCTGAGCTGTTGTACCTCCAATGTCACTTTCCTTCCCTTCATGTCCCGCCTGCCCCCAGCCTTCCTCCGCTCGTTTTTCTTGGGTCAGGGTCTTAGTGCCCTGTTACCCTGTGGGCTGGCTCTAGCCCAAGGTGTGGGCCACCTAGAATGCCAGCCAGCTCCCTCTCCTAGCCCTAACGTCTCCCTCTTGGCATCCTCCCCACATCCCAATGTTTCTCCCTCGCCTGGTGTCTCCCCATCAAGCCCCTTAGTGCCCTTCTACTTTGAGGAACGCTTTTCAGCCAACACCTTCTTCTGGGTGATAACCAGCCTGCTTGCCATCTCAGCAGCAGCTTTCCAGGGACTGCTGCTCTTACTTCCTGCAGTATCCACCACAGTTCCCCctaggagagaagaggagggggaaggaaccACCCCAGAGGAAGAGATCTCACCACTCCGGAATCCAGGAGAAGAGATCGGAATGCCTGAGCCAGAGCCGGAGGAAAGATCCCAGAATTCACTGAAGCTGTGTTCAGTCAAAGGGGTCTGTCTGCTGGGATTGCTAGGGGCCACAAATGCCATGACCAACGGCATACTGCCATCTGTGCAGAGCTACTCCTGCTTGCCATATGGGCGCCGGGCCTACCACTTGGCTGTGGTGTTAGGAAGTGCCTCCAGTCCACTTGCCTGCTTTCTAGccatgggcttcctctacag GTCACTACCTGGTTTGGGTGCCCTTTCACTGCTGGGCACTTTTTTTGGGACCTATGTGATGATGTTGGCAGCCCTGAGCCCCTGCCCTCCCCTAATGGGCACCTCTGCAGGTGTAATCCTTGTG gTGCTGTCTTGGATCCTGTGTTTGGGCACTTTTTCCTATGTGAAAGTGGCTGTGAGCTCACTCCTTCATGGTGGTGGCCGAGGGGCTCTGTTGGCAGCAGGCATCGCAATCCAGACAGGTTCTCTGATTGGGGCTCTTACTATGTTCCCCCCAACGAGCATCTACCAGGTCTTCCACCGGAGCCTGGACTGTGTGGACATGTGTAGCCCCTGA
- the SLC52A2 gene encoding solute carrier family 52, riboflavin transporter, member 2 isoform X2, which yields MAAPDGHTVLTHVLVALFAMGSWIGINGIWVQLPLLVKDLPEGWNLPSYLSVLVAFGNLGPLAATLWGRLSKGELGPIRLVQAVGVVGMALLAPLWSHLVTIAGQPHAVAFLALAFALALSCCTSNVTFLPFMSRLPPAFLRSFFLGQGLSALLPCGLALAQGVGHLECQPAPSPSPNVSLLASSPHPNVSPSPGVSPSSPLVPFYFEERFSANTFFWVITSLLAISAAAFQGLLLLLPAVSTTVPPRREEEGEGTTPEEEISPLRNPGEEIGMPEPEPEERSQNSLKLCSVKGVTTWFGCPFTAGHFFWDLCDDVGSPEPLPSPNGHLCRCNPCGAVLDPVFGHFFLCESGCELTPSWWWPRGSVGSRHRNPDRFSDWGSYYVPPNEHLPGLPPEPGLCGHV from the exons ATGGCAGCTCCCGATGGCCACACAGTACTCACCCACGTCCTGGTGGCCCTCTTTGCCATGGGCTCCTGGATCGGCATCAATGGGATTTGGGTACAGTTGCCGCTGCTGGTGAAGGACCTGCCTGAGG GTTGGAACCTTCCCTCCTATCTGTCAGTGCTGGTAGCCTTTGGAAACCTGGGACCGCTGGCTGCGACACTGTGGGGCCGACTGTCAAAGGGCGAACTGGGCCCAATCCGCCTAGTGCAGGCTGTGGGCGTGGTGGGCATGGCACTGCTGGCTCCTCTGTGGTCCCACTTGGTCACCATAGCAGGGCAGCCACATGCTGTGGCCTTCCTAGCTTTAGCCTTTGCACTGGCCCTGAGCTGTTGTACCTCCAATGTCACTTTCCTTCCCTTCATGTCCCGCCTGCCCCCAGCCTTCCTCCGCTCGTTTTTCTTGGGTCAGGGTCTTAGTGCCCTGTTACCCTGTGGGCTGGCTCTAGCCCAAGGTGTGGGCCACCTAGAATGCCAGCCAGCTCCCTCTCCTAGCCCTAACGTCTCCCTCTTGGCATCCTCCCCACATCCCAATGTTTCTCCCTCGCCTGGTGTCTCCCCATCAAGCCCCTTAGTGCCCTTCTACTTTGAGGAACGCTTTTCAGCCAACACCTTCTTCTGGGTGATAACCAGCCTGCTTGCCATCTCAGCAGCAGCTTTCCAGGGACTGCTGCTCTTACTTCCTGCAGTATCCACCACAGTTCCCCctaggagagaagaggagggggaaggaaccACCCCAGAGGAAGAGATCTCACCACTCCGGAATCCAGGAGAAGAGATCGGAATGCCTGAGCCAGAGCCGGAGGAAAGATCCCAGAATTCACTGAAGCTGTGTTCAGTCAAAGGG GTCACTACCTGGTTTGGGTGCCCTTTCACTGCTGGGCACTTTTTTTGGGACCTATGTGATGATGTTGGCAGCCCTGAGCCCCTGCCCTCCCCTAATGGGCACCTCTGCAGGTGTAATCCTTGTG gTGCTGTCTTGGATCCTGTGTTTGGGCACTTTTTCCTATGTGAAAGTGGCTGTGAGCTCACTCCTTCATGGTGGTGGCCGAGGGGCTCTGTTGGCAGCAGGCATCGCAATCCAGACAGGTTCTCTGATTGGGGCTCTTACTATGTTCCCCCCAACGAGCATCTACCAGGTCTTCCACCGGAGCCTGGACTGTGTGGACATGTGTAG